A single Tenacibaculum sp. Bg11-29 DNA region contains:
- a CDS encoding DUF3667 domain-containing protein, giving the protein MVKKNKVAIIQEPNCLNCGYPFTKNENYCPECGQKNKGKKITLSNFIREVFAGFFSWDAKFWRTLIPLLINPGKVSKDYIEGKRDRYSNPFRFYLTVSVIFFLIIGVTESYNKFNELQNGKSFKEKTSKIKIDENGIKALEVNLDSIQEVVFKEIDKQDSVKAKLIKQKFDSLKIDGNPNQSMLNIGFSDSDRITKFMKFQKKNSEISLDNALDSLHLKKDFGNRFLYSRAKVFNSFLSKEDEAQKFSRQILSYASIALFILLPLFTLFLRIIYIRRKFTYVEHLVFVFHTQTVFFLLFSIFYLIGFFKDAEYLLGAFLTLFSIYLFMAMKKFYGQKIFKTFIKYLIANSIFFILAILGSLTISFIAFALY; this is encoded by the coding sequence ATGGTCAAGAAAAATAAGGTTGCAATTATACAAGAACCTAATTGCTTAAATTGCGGCTATCCATTTACTAAGAATGAAAATTATTGTCCTGAATGTGGCCAAAAAAATAAAGGAAAAAAAATCACATTGAGTAATTTTATTCGTGAGGTTTTTGCAGGTTTCTTTTCTTGGGATGCTAAATTTTGGAGAACATTAATACCCTTATTAATAAACCCAGGTAAAGTATCTAAAGATTATATTGAAGGCAAAAGAGACAGATACTCTAACCCTTTTAGATTCTATCTTACCGTATCTGTTATTTTCTTTTTAATCATTGGAGTTACTGAAAGTTATAACAAATTTAACGAGCTACAAAACGGAAAGTCTTTTAAAGAAAAAACATCAAAAATAAAAATTGACGAGAACGGCATAAAAGCACTCGAAGTAAATTTAGATTCAATTCAAGAAGTTGTTTTCAAAGAAATCGACAAACAGGATTCAGTTAAAGCAAAATTGATTAAGCAGAAATTTGATTCTTTAAAAATAGATGGAAACCCTAATCAATCAATGTTAAATATTGGCTTTAGTGACTCTGATAGAATTACTAAGTTCATGAAGTTTCAGAAAAAAAATTCAGAAATAAGCCTTGACAACGCCTTAGATAGCTTGCATTTGAAAAAAGATTTCGGAAACAGGTTTTTATACTCAAGAGCAAAAGTATTTAACTCTTTTCTTTCTAAAGAAGATGAAGCACAAAAATTTTCTCGTCAGATATTATCATATGCTTCAATTGCTCTTTTTATCCTATTGCCACTTTTTACGTTATTTTTACGTATTATTTATATTAGAAGAAAATTCACCTATGTAGAACATTTAGTTTTTGTTTTTCACACTCAAACTGTTTTCTTTTTACTCTTTTCTATTTTTTATTTAATCGGTTTTTTTAAAGATGCTGAATATTTACTTGGTGCATTTTTAACACTCTTTTCAATATACTTATTCATGGCTATGAAGAAATTTTATGGTCAAAAAATTTTTAAAACTTTTATAAAATACCTTATCGCTAATTCTATATTTTTTATACTTGCAATACTTGGCTCCTTAACAATTTCGTTTATAGCTTTTGCATTATATTAA
- the apaG gene encoding Co2+/Mg2+ efflux protein ApaG has translation MFQQITKGIKIAVKTTFNGLIQHKDQEYYSFSYYVSIENKSKDTVKLLERFWVILDSLNNTEYVEGIGVIGKTPILKPNETYSYKSNCFLHSPIGAMKGNYKMINFENSEEFLVTIPTFKLTSTPILN, from the coding sequence ATGTTTCAACAAATAACAAAAGGCATAAAAATAGCCGTCAAGACCACTTTTAATGGTCTAATACAGCATAAAGATCAAGAATATTATTCTTTTAGTTACTACGTATCAATTGAAAATAAATCAAAAGATACCGTAAAACTTTTGGAACGGTTTTGGGTAATTTTAGATTCACTTAACAACACAGAATATGTTGAGGGAATTGGTGTTATTGGTAAAACCCCTATTCTTAAACCGAATGAAACATACAGCTATAAATCTAATTGTTTTTTACACTCACCCATTGGGGCAATGAAAGGAAACTACAAAATGATTAACTTTGAAAACTCAGAAGAATTTCTAGTAACCATACCAACATTCAAACTAACCTCTACTCCTATTTTAAATTAA
- a CDS encoding DUF5103 domain-containing protein — MKKLLLTFLFCAFSVIINAQNIKTIQLRPKYNTNQYSAIVRLGEVLKLSFDDLDADNKEYQYKIEHMTHDWKSSNLTSNQYIDGFDENEITNVTNSFNTLQPYTHYSVEIPNQNTIITKSGNYLISILNEDYEVVFSRRCIFYEDITMVGVAVFRSRDTKSNNKKQTIQFSVNHQNISINNANQEINAVLIQNHNWNTAINNIKPQFIKPQQLLYNHTLKTNFSGGNEFLNFDSKYLRSTSLNIAKTERKEIYHSYLYSDEERIDKTYTYNPDINGQFVVRTLEANDANTEADYSMVHFSLDAFEPLENKDVFVYGAFNNYQLSTENKMKYNAANEMYQTTIKFKQGFYNYNYATLSNNGIIDLNEIDGSFYQTENEYTAIIYYKPFGEMYDRVIGVGNGYFNQNR, encoded by the coding sequence ATGAAAAAACTACTTTTAACCTTCTTATTTTGTGCATTCTCTGTAATAATAAATGCTCAAAACATTAAAACAATTCAGTTACGTCCAAAATACAATACGAATCAGTATTCGGCAATTGTGCGATTAGGAGAAGTTTTAAAATTATCGTTTGACGATTTAGATGCTGACAATAAAGAATATCAGTATAAAATTGAGCATATGACTCATGATTGGAAATCTAGCAACTTAACATCAAATCAATATATTGATGGTTTTGATGAAAATGAAATAACCAACGTTACTAATTCTTTTAACACATTACAGCCCTACACGCATTATTCAGTTGAAATTCCGAATCAAAATACGATTATTACAAAAAGTGGAAATTATTTAATTTCCATTTTAAATGAAGATTATGAAGTCGTTTTTTCTAGACGTTGTATTTTTTACGAAGATATTACCATGGTTGGAGTTGCCGTTTTTAGAAGTAGAGACACAAAATCAAACAACAAAAAACAAACAATTCAGTTTTCGGTTAATCATCAAAACATATCAATTAACAACGCTAACCAAGAAATTAATGCTGTTTTAATTCAAAACCACAATTGGAACACTGCTATTAACAACATTAAACCTCAGTTTATAAAACCTCAACAACTATTATACAATCACACACTTAAAACAAATTTCTCTGGAGGGAATGAGTTTTTAAACTTTGATAGTAAATATTTACGAAGCACTAGTTTAAATATAGCCAAAACTGAAAGAAAAGAAATCTACCATAGCTACCTATATAGTGATGAAGAAAGAATTGATAAAACCTACACCTATAACCCAGACATAAATGGACAATTTGTTGTGAGAACCTTAGAAGCTAACGATGCTAACACAGAGGCTGACTATTCAATGGTTCATTTTTCTTTAGATGCTTTTGAACCTTTAGAAAACAAAGATGTTTTTGTATATGGAGCCTTTAACAACTACCAACTATCTACTGAAAATAAAATGAAGTACAATGCTGCTAACGAAATGTACCAAACAACAATTAAATTTAAACAAGGATTTTATAATTATAACTACGCTACACTAAGTAATAATGGAATTATTGATTTAAACGAAATTGACGGCTCCTTTTATCAAACTGAAAATGAATACACTGCAATTATATATTACAAACCTTTTGGTGAAATGTACGACAGAGTTATTGGTGTAGGAAATGGATATTTTAACCAAAATAGGTGA
- a CDS encoding Na(+)-translocating NADH-quinone reductase subunit A — protein sequence MSKDIRIKKGLDIKLVGDAEQITTELSLGSLFAIKPSDFHGVIPKILAKEGTEVKAGQALFYSKSDERILFSSPVSGKITEIVRGARRKVLAFKITADAQQEYKDFGKKDIDAMSSEEVKTHLLASGCWPFVKQRPYDVIANPNQTPKSIFVSAYASAPLATDYDYALKGKEAELQAALTALTKLTEGKVHVSVAKDSMLSPFKEMKGVDLHNVSGPHPVGNVSTQIAQISPINKGEVVWVVTPQDLVVIGELLLTGKFNAKRTIALAGSKFSKPQYVTALAGANIAELVKGNLEADNARVISGNVLSGAQVGEEGYLGYYENMVTAIPEGNDYELFGWNKPVFNKVSTSRAFTFSWLNPKKKYDLNTNTNGEHRAFVVTGSYEEVFPLDIFPMQLLKACKYQDLDEMEGLGAYEIAPEDFAITEFICVSKQPHQKIIREGLDLMREELG from the coding sequence ATGTCAAAAGACATCCGTATTAAGAAAGGCTTGGACATCAAGCTCGTTGGCGACGCAGAGCAAATAACTACAGAACTTTCGTTAGGTAGCTTGTTTGCAATTAAGCCAAGCGATTTTCATGGCGTTATTCCAAAAATTTTAGCAAAAGAAGGTACCGAAGTAAAAGCAGGTCAAGCACTTTTTTATTCAAAAAGTGATGAACGCATTTTATTTTCTAGTCCGGTAAGTGGTAAAATTACAGAAATCGTTCGTGGAGCCAGAAGAAAAGTTTTAGCATTTAAAATCACTGCTGATGCACAGCAGGAATACAAAGATTTCGGTAAAAAAGATATTGATGCAATGTCAAGCGAAGAAGTGAAAACTCACTTACTTGCTTCAGGTTGTTGGCCATTTGTAAAACAACGTCCTTACGACGTGATTGCAAATCCGAATCAAACTCCAAAATCGATTTTTGTATCTGCCTACGCAAGTGCACCTTTAGCAACAGATTATGATTATGCATTAAAAGGTAAAGAAGCTGAATTACAGGCTGCTTTAACTGCGCTAACAAAATTAACAGAAGGTAAAGTACACGTTTCTGTTGCAAAAGACTCAATGTTGTCTCCGTTTAAAGAGATGAAAGGAGTTGATTTGCACAACGTGTCAGGACCACACCCTGTTGGTAATGTAAGTACTCAAATAGCACAAATTAGTCCTATTAATAAAGGAGAAGTTGTGTGGGTAGTTACACCACAAGATTTAGTGGTAATTGGTGAGTTATTGTTAACTGGTAAATTTAATGCTAAGCGTACAATTGCTTTAGCAGGATCTAAATTTAGCAAGCCACAATATGTTACTGCTTTAGCAGGAGCTAATATAGCTGAACTTGTAAAAGGAAATTTAGAAGCAGACAACGCTCGTGTAATAAGTGGAAACGTATTAAGCGGAGCGCAAGTTGGTGAAGAAGGATATTTAGGATACTATGAAAACATGGTAACTGCAATTCCTGAAGGAAATGATTATGAACTGTTCGGTTGGAATAAACCTGTTTTTAATAAGGTTTCTACATCAAGAGCATTTACATTTTCTTGGTTAAACCCAAAGAAAAAATATGACTTAAATACAAATACAAACGGTGAGCACAGAGCATTTGTGGTTACAGGATCGTATGAGGAAGTATTTCCGTTAGATATTTTTCCAATGCAATTATTAAAAGCTTGTAAGTATCAAGATCTTGACGAAATGGAAGGATTAGGAGCTTATGAAATTGCACCAGAAGATTTTGCAATAACAGAATTTATTTGTGTGTCTAAACAGCCTCACCAGAAAATAATTCGTGAAGGATTAGATTTAATGAGAGAAGAATTAGGATAA
- a CDS encoding NADH:ubiquinone reductase (Na(+)-transporting) subunit B — protein MGLKQNLHNLKEKYKGTKMAPAFNAIHTFLYLPNETTHGGTHIKAADDLKRTMNIVIMSLVPCLIFGMFNAGYQHNAAVNGFTEGMSFFSGDFWNMSNFLIGLFKILPLVIVSYVVGLAVEIIFAIIKGHEVEEGYLVTGMLVPLIVPIDLPLWMLTVAVVFGVVIGKEVFGGTGMNILNPALTIRAFLFFAYPTWMSGDKVWVEGARELAGTADAISGETVLGTLAQSQPVTHSVSDMFFGFIPGSVGETSTLLILLAGLFLIFTKIGSWRIMLSAVIGALVMGFIFNQVVGLGWIGETSKFYGLMSLDFWKHLLIGGFAFGAIYMATDPVSASQTNKGKWIYGFFIGFISIMIRVFNPAYPEGVMLAILLMNVFAPTIDHYVVQGNVKRRLKRAKVKTA, from the coding sequence ATGGGCTTAAAACAAAACTTACATAATTTAAAAGAAAAATATAAAGGCACTAAGATGGCACCTGCGTTTAACGCAATCCACACCTTTTTATATTTGCCAAATGAGACAACTCACGGAGGAACTCATATAAAGGCCGCTGATGATTTAAAACGTACAATGAACATAGTAATTATGTCATTAGTACCGTGTTTAATCTTCGGAATGTTCAACGCAGGTTATCAACATAACGCTGCTGTTAATGGATTTACAGAAGGAATGTCTTTCTTTAGTGGAGATTTCTGGAATATGAGTAATTTCTTAATTGGTTTATTTAAAATTTTACCATTAGTAATTGTATCATATGTTGTTGGTTTAGCTGTTGAAATTATTTTCGCAATAATTAAAGGGCACGAAGTAGAAGAAGGATATTTAGTTACAGGAATGTTAGTTCCTTTAATTGTACCTATCGATTTACCTTTATGGATGTTAACTGTAGCCGTAGTTTTTGGTGTAGTTATCGGTAAAGAAGTGTTTGGTGGTACAGGAATGAATATCTTAAACCCAGCATTAACAATACGTGCATTTTTATTCTTCGCATATCCAACTTGGATGTCGGGAGATAAAGTATGGGTAGAAGGAGCAAGAGAGTTAGCAGGAACTGCTGATGCCATTTCTGGTGAAACAGTTTTAGGAACTTTAGCGCAATCACAACCAGTAACACATTCGGTTTCTGATATGTTCTTCGGATTTATTCCTGGTTCAGTAGGAGAAACATCAACCTTATTAATTTTATTAGCAGGGTTGTTCTTAATTTTTACAAAAATTGGAAGTTGGAGAATAATGTTATCTGCAGTAATCGGAGCTTTAGTAATGGGATTCATTTTTAATCAAGTAGTTGGTTTAGGATGGATTGGTGAAACAAGTAAGTTTTACGGATTAATGAGCTTAGATTTTTGGAAACATTTATTAATTGGAGGTTTTGCATTCGGAGCTATATATATGGCTACTGATCCAGTATCAGCATCGCAAACCAACAAAGGAAAATGGATTTACGGTTTCTTTATCGGATTTATTTCGATTATGATTCGTGTATTCAATCCAGCATATCCAGAAGGAGTAATGTTAGCTATTTTATTAATGAACGTTTTTGCTCCAACAATTGACCATTATGTGGTTCAAGGAAATGTAAAGAGAAGATTAAAACGTGCTAAAGTTAAAACTGCCTAA
- a CDS encoding Na(+)-translocating NADH-quinone reductase subunit C: MSKRTDSNGYTLLFAIGMVLIVGALLAFTASSLRPMIDANKRIEKQQNILYAMGVNDNDESSAVFVSKDKVAGEFAKYIKKQLVIEGDKITENTEAYLINVKKEQTAAKAGNVRKLPLFVGEKDGKTFYIAPIRGKGLWDAVWAYVAMDKNMVVQGAFFDHKGETPGLGANIKQRYFMDDFIGEDLMNNGSFKGIKVSKSNNDPKNEDKNDNEVDAIAGATITGDGVAAMIKSELGLYVPYFKTLK, translated from the coding sequence ATGAGTAAGAGAACAGACAGTAATGGATATACGCTACTTTTTGCCATTGGTATGGTATTAATAGTAGGTGCGTTGTTAGCTTTTACAGCTTCATCGCTTCGCCCAATGATTGATGCAAACAAACGTATCGAAAAGCAACAAAATATTTTGTATGCTATGGGTGTAAATGATAATGATGAAAGTAGTGCAGTTTTTGTATCTAAAGACAAAGTAGCTGGTGAGTTTGCAAAATACATTAAAAAGCAATTAGTTATTGAAGGTGATAAAATCACTGAAAATACTGAAGCATATTTAATAAATGTAAAAAAAGAACAAACAGCTGCAAAGGCAGGAAATGTAAGGAAATTACCATTATTTGTAGGAGAAAAAGATGGTAAAACGTTTTATATCGCGCCAATTAGAGGTAAAGGTCTTTGGGATGCTGTTTGGGCATATGTTGCAATGGATAAAAACATGGTGGTTCAAGGTGCTTTTTTCGATCACAAAGGAGAAACACCAGGTTTAGGAGCTAACATTAAGCAACGTTACTTTATGGATGATTTCATTGGAGAAGATTTAATGAACAATGGTTCTTTTAAAGGAATTAAAGTTTCAAAATCGAACAATGATCCAAAGAACGAAGATAAAAATGATAACGAGGTAGATGCAATTGCAGGTGCAACCATTACAGGTGATGGAGTTGCAGCAATGATTAAATCTGAATTAGGTTTATACGTGCCTTACTTTAAAACATTGAAATAA
- a CDS encoding NADH:ubiquinone reductase (Na(+)-transporting) subunit D yields the protein MGLLSKKDAVLITDPLLDNNPITIQVLGICSALAITAELKASIVMAVSVLFVLGIGNVVISLMRNIIPSKIRIIVQLIVVAALVIIVDQVLKAFAYELSKTLSVFVGLIITNCIIMGRFEAFALGNGPWRSFLDGIGNALGYGAILIAVGFFRELLGSGTLLGFKVLGDPIELTGLYAFGYENNGFMLLSPMALIVVGIIIWIQRSRNKALIED from the coding sequence ATGGGACTTTTATCAAAAAAAGACGCAGTATTAATTACAGATCCGTTATTAGATAACAATCCAATTACGATTCAGGTATTAGGTATCTGTTCAGCATTAGCAATTACAGCAGAGCTTAAAGCTTCTATTGTAATGGCAGTTTCTGTATTATTTGTACTAGGTATCGGAAACGTTGTTATCTCTTTAATGAGAAACATTATTCCATCAAAAATTAGAATTATTGTACAGTTAATTGTAGTTGCAGCTTTAGTAATTATTGTTGATCAAGTATTAAAAGCTTTTGCTTACGAGTTAAGTAAAACTCTTTCGGTATTTGTTGGGTTAATTATAACCAACTGTATTATTATGGGGCGTTTTGAAGCGTTTGCTTTAGGAAACGGACCATGGAGATCGTTCTTAGACGGAATAGGAAATGCATTAGGTTACGGTGCTATTTTAATAGCAGTAGGTTTCTTTAGAGAGTTGTTAGGTTCTGGTACTTTATTAGGATTTAAAGTATTAGGAGATCCAATTGAACTAACAGGATTGTATGCTTTCGGATATGAAAATAACGGATTTATGTTATTATCACCAATGGCATTAATTGTTGTAGGTATTATTATTTGGATACAACGTAGTAGAAACAAAGCACTAATCGAGGATTAA
- the nqrE gene encoding NADH:ubiquinone reductase (Na(+)-transporting) subunit E — MEHLELFFKSIFIDNMVFATFLGMCSYLAVSKKVATAVGLGAAVIFVLAVTVPINWLLDQYLLQPGALSWLGAEYADYDLSFLSFIMFIATIATMVQLVEIIVEKFAPALYNSLGIFLPLIAVNCAILGGSLFMQSREIPTLGLSLTYGIGSGIGWFLAILAIAAIREKIRYSSVPPALRGLGITFIITGLMAIGFMSFGGMLTGGDEEVKKEAAPKAEIKIEKKIEVKQQAEKLADNTKKIIE, encoded by the coding sequence ATGGAACATTTAGAATTATTTTTCAAGTCGATATTTATTGATAATATGGTATTTGCTACATTCTTAGGAATGTGTTCTTACCTAGCTGTATCTAAAAAAGTAGCAACAGCAGTAGGTTTAGGAGCAGCAGTTATTTTTGTACTAGCTGTAACAGTACCTATTAACTGGTTATTAGATCAATATTTATTGCAACCAGGGGCTTTATCTTGGTTAGGAGCTGAATATGCAGATTACGATTTAAGTTTCTTATCATTTATCATGTTCATTGCAACAATTGCAACGATGGTACAATTGGTAGAAATTATTGTTGAGAAATTTGCACCAGCATTGTATAATTCATTAGGTATTTTCTTACCATTAATAGCAGTAAACTGTGCTATTTTAGGAGGGTCTTTATTTATGCAATCTCGTGAAATTCCAACATTAGGTTTATCATTAACATATGGTATTGGTTCAGGAATCGGATGGTTTTTAGCAATTTTAGCAATTGCAGCTATTCGTGAAAAAATTAGATATTCATCTGTGCCACCAGCATTAAGAGGATTAGGAATCACTTTTATTATTACTGGATTAATGGCTATAGGATTTATGAGTTTTGGAGGAATGCTAACAGGAGGAGATGAAGAAGTGAAGAAAGAAGCAGCACCTAAAGCAGAAATCAAAATAGAGAAAAAAATCGAAGTAAAGCAGCAAGCTGAAAAATTAGCTGATAACACTAAAAAAATTATAGAATAA
- the nqrF gene encoding NADH:ubiquinone reductase (Na(+)-transporting) subunit F — MVFLEVSTGGTVAVTVISFLIILLILVGLLLFVKQKLAPSGPVKITINGDKTIEVASGGTLLSTLGAEKIFLPSACGGGGSCVQCECHVNSGGGEALPTETPHFTRKELASGVRLSCQVKVKQDMDISIPEEIFGIKKWDAVVVRNYNVATFIKEFVVEIPEDMGYKAGGYIQIEIPACEVNYADMDITAHPEEHDTPDKFEGEWDKFNLRPLVMKNTETVERAYSMASYPAEGREIMLNVRIATPPFDRVKGGWMDVNPGVASSYIFNLKKGDKCVISGPYGEFFINESEAEMLYVGGGAGMAPMRSHLYHLFRTLKTGRTVTYWYGGRSKAELFYVDHFRALEKDFPNFKFFIALSDPTEADNWKVKTDVNDEVGNGFTGFIHQVVINEYLSKHEAPEDLELYFCGPPLMNNAVQKMGEDFGLADENIRFDDFGG; from the coding sequence ATGGTATTTTTAGAAGTAAGTACAGGAGGTACAGTAGCTGTAACGGTTATATCTTTTTTAATAATCTTATTAATTTTGGTAGGGTTATTATTGTTTGTAAAACAAAAACTTGCACCATCTGGGCCTGTAAAAATTACAATAAACGGAGACAAAACAATTGAAGTTGCTTCAGGAGGTACATTGTTATCTACTTTAGGAGCAGAAAAAATATTTTTACCATCAGCTTGTGGTGGTGGTGGATCGTGCGTTCAGTGTGAGTGTCATGTAAACTCTGGTGGTGGAGAAGCTTTACCAACAGAAACACCTCACTTTACACGTAAAGAATTGGCAAGTGGTGTACGTTTATCTTGTCAGGTAAAAGTAAAACAAGACATGGATATTTCTATTCCAGAAGAAATTTTTGGAATTAAGAAATGGGATGCAGTTGTTGTAAGAAATTACAACGTAGCTACTTTTATTAAGGAATTCGTAGTTGAAATTCCAGAAGATATGGGGTATAAAGCAGGTGGTTATATTCAAATTGAAATACCAGCTTGTGAAGTAAACTATGCTGATATGGACATTACAGCGCATCCAGAAGAACATGATACACCAGATAAGTTTGAAGGAGAATGGGATAAGTTTAACTTAAGACCATTGGTAATGAAAAATACAGAAACTGTAGAAAGAGCATATTCTATGGCTTCTTACCCTGCTGAAGGAAGAGAAATTATGTTAAATGTACGTATTGCAACACCTCCTTTTGATAGAGTGAAAGGTGGATGGATGGATGTAAATCCAGGAGTTGCTTCTTCTTATATTTTTAACTTAAAGAAAGGTGATAAATGTGTAATCTCTGGACCTTATGGAGAATTCTTTATCAACGAATCTGAAGCAGAAATGTTATATGTTGGTGGTGGAGCAGGTATGGCACCAATGCGTTCACATTTATATCACTTATTCAGAACATTAAAAACTGGTAGAACAGTAACTTATTGGTATGGTGGTCGTTCTAAAGCAGAATTATTTTATGTAGATCATTTTAGAGCTTTAGAAAAAGATTTCCCTAACTTTAAGTTCTTTATTGCTTTATCAGACCCTACAGAAGCAGATAACTGGAAAGTTAAAACGGATGTTAATGATGAAGTAGGAAACGGTTTTACAGGATTTATTCACCAAGTAGTAATTAACGAATATTTATCGAAGCATGAAGCACCGGAAGACTTAGAATTATATTTCTGTGGTCCACCATTAATGAACAATGCTGTTCAAAAAATGGGAGAAGATTTTGGTCTTGCTGACGAGAATATCCGATTTGATGATTTTGGAGGATAG
- a CDS encoding sensor histidine kinase, whose protein sequence is MNSKQDLLLIVTYAILFLFVFLISIIIFIVKSRNDRIKIEEKKKEIEIIAKQKTVLLKEIHHRVKNNLQLISGLLYLQSVKHKNKEVTEMINESQKHINSIALVHEMLYKDDTLSLVSMEKYFNELGSRLLQVSSIEAIEFKLNVNNVSLPVDYATTLGLIVNELITNSLKYAFTAKEGTITLSLYEISNNEFLFTYADNGKGYEVDDEKSANKTLGRRLIKMLAEEIEADLIIKNENGLAYNFNFKTRI, encoded by the coding sequence ATGAATAGTAAACAAGATTTATTACTAATTGTTACCTATGCAATACTATTTTTATTCGTCTTTTTAATCTCAATAATTATTTTTATAGTAAAATCTAGAAATGATAGAATTAAAATAGAAGAGAAGAAAAAAGAGATAGAAATAATTGCAAAGCAAAAAACAGTTTTACTTAAGGAAATTCATCATAGAGTAAAAAACAACCTGCAACTTATTTCAGGACTATTGTATTTGCAATCAGTTAAGCATAAAAATAAGGAAGTAACTGAAATGATAAATGAATCTCAAAAGCACATAAACTCTATTGCGTTGGTTCATGAAATGCTGTATAAAGATGATACTTTGTCTTTAGTTTCAATGGAGAAATACTTTAATGAGTTAGGCTCTAGATTACTTCAAGTTTCAAGTATTGAAGCAATTGAATTTAAATTGAATGTAAATAATGTTTCATTACCAGTTGATTATGCTACAACTTTAGGACTTATAGTAAATGAATTGATTACAAACTCTTTAAAATATGCGTTTACAGCTAAAGAAGGTACTATTACTTTATCTTTATATGAAATAAGTAATAACGAATTCCTTTTTACCTATGCAGATAACGGAAAAGGGTATGAGGTTGATGACGAAAAAAGCGCAAATAAAACTTTAGGACGAAGGTTGATAAAAATGCTAGCTGAAGAAATTGAAGCCGATTTAATAATTAAAAATGAAAACGGCTTAGCTTATAACTTTAATTTTAAAACAAGGATATAA
- a CDS encoding LytTR family DNA-binding domain-containing protein, protein MIASKNIYIVEDIAISRMSLETMLLENKYEIAGSAASAETAWKEIQNSAVDLVLLDINLAGEKNGVWLAQQVRKYLNIPIIYLTAFGDQQTLKEVLETKPNGYLMKPYQEPTLLTTIDIALHNFFENTQLNNVSNSNDHPDDFIFIKDGYKKIKINVNDIYYVKSDGNYIEITFKEKTHVVRNKLLVFKQELPKPLFLQSHQRYIINTTKITVLGKDFVKINSVDIPISQKYKKEIEKLFPTL, encoded by the coding sequence GTGATAGCGTCAAAAAATATTTATATAGTAGAAGATATAGCAATTTCGAGAATGTCATTGGAAACAATGTTGTTAGAAAATAAATACGAAATTGCAGGGTCAGCAGCATCTGCAGAAACTGCGTGGAAAGAGATTCAGAATTCAGCTGTTGATTTAGTTTTACTAGATATTAATTTGGCCGGAGAAAAAAACGGTGTTTGGTTAGCGCAACAAGTTCGAAAGTATTTAAACATCCCTATTATATACTTAACAGCATTTGGCGATCAGCAAACACTTAAAGAAGTATTAGAAACGAAACCAAATGGTTATTTAATGAAGCCATACCAAGAACCTACATTATTAACAACTATCGATATCGCACTACATAATTTTTTTGAAAACACACAACTAAATAATGTTTCAAATTCGAATGATCATCCAGATGATTTCATTTTTATAAAAGACGGATACAAGAAAATTAAAATAAATGTTAATGATATTTATTATGTGAAGTCTGATGGAAATTATATAGAAATTACGTTTAAAGAAAAAACACATGTTGTAAGAAATAAACTGTTAGTATTTAAACAAGAACTACCTAAACCATTGTTTCTTCAAAGTCATCAACGGTATATTATCAATACAACTAAAATAACAGTTTTAGGAAAAGACTTTGTAAAAATAAATAGTGTAGATATTCCTATATCTCAAAAGTATAAAAAGGAAATTGAAAAATTATTCCCTACTCTTTAG